In the Phycisphaerales bacterium genome, one interval contains:
- the obgE gene encoding GTPase ObgE translates to MLVDRAKIFVRSGAGGNGCISFRREKFIPKGGPNGGNGGRGGDVILIARRSVATLLGVGARPHYRAKRGDHGTGKSCTGADGASCEVEVPLGTLVFDDDSGLEIADLIDEGQRFLVAQGGRGGLGNEYFKSSTNQTPRESTDGEPAVDRTLRLELKLLADVGLIGLPNAGKSTLLSALTEAHPKVADYPFTTLRPHLGMAELRGDRRFVLADIPGLIKGAARGAGLGYDFLRHVERTSTLVHVIDVASMDGSDAVQNYFTIRAELEEHSETLASKPEIVAINKVDLVMPQDIEEVSHRLMTEAKLASTPLVISGATHLGLEALLETCWKSLTPDDSGWRPS, encoded by the coding sequence ATGCTTGTTGATAGAGCCAAGATATTTGTGCGAAGCGGAGCTGGCGGCAATGGCTGCATTAGCTTTCGTCGCGAGAAGTTTATTCCTAAAGGCGGTCCCAATGGTGGCAACGGTGGTCGCGGCGGTGATGTGATACTCATTGCAAGACGTTCGGTGGCAACACTTCTTGGTGTTGGTGCGCGGCCTCACTATCGTGCCAAGCGAGGTGATCATGGTACGGGTAAGAGCTGTACTGGTGCAGATGGAGCGAGTTGTGAGGTAGAAGTACCCCTGGGAACATTGGTCTTTGATGATGACAGTGGTCTGGAGATTGCTGACTTGATTGATGAAGGCCAGCGTTTTCTGGTGGCTCAGGGTGGTCGAGGTGGGCTTGGCAATGAATACTTTAAGTCATCAACTAATCAGACTCCGCGCGAATCGACAGATGGTGAGCCAGCTGTCGACAGAACGTTGCGTTTAGAACTGAAGCTGCTCGCCGATGTCGGCCTGATTGGATTGCCTAATGCAGGCAAGTCAACATTGCTCTCGGCGCTTACGGAAGCTCATCCCAAAGTTGCTGATTACCCGTTTACAACTCTTCGCCCACACCTCGGCATGGCAGAACTTCGTGGAGATCGCCGTTTTGTACTTGCCGACATTCCAGGGCTTATCAAGGGCGCTGCTCGCGGGGCCGGACTTGGATACGATTTTTTGAGGCATGTGGAACGCACAAGTACCTTGGTACATGTGATTGATGTGGCATCAATGGATGGTAGTGATGCGGTACAGAATTACTTCACGATTCGGGCTGAGCTTGAGGAACACTCAGAAACACTCGCAAGTAAACCCGAGATTGTGGCGATCAACAAAGTCGACTTGGTCATGCCTCAGGACATTGAGGAAGTATCACATCGCTTAATGACGGAAGCAAAACTGGCCAGTACACCTTTGGTTATTAGTGGTGCTACGCATTTAGGCTTAGAGGCATTGTTGGAGACTTGTTGGAAGTCCTTGACGCCCGATGATTCGGGTTGGAGGCCTTCATGA
- a CDS encoding DnaA/Hda family protein, translating into MKPRSSHAAEQPQQRDTTCSSKGPSDGASGRTVSADEHAQPLSKRAARQSSSKGASKKIARTLEDRLGTQKYDMWFAHARLDIEGNCLNVITNSQFTANWIDKNFAADLKQVAQETIGETAEILVSFAPHLFEDSSPGSTSSPSTSAEDRAEAPQQTEQKKSSRGDRGWHQWQDRDDSPSAPPPARWGTSRDGHLTAAGSPLPRHSSLRPLEHFIVGKSNQLAYAAAIRLSSDPNAASHSPLFIHGECGVGKTHLLQGVCRKFLQSCDRPDAVRYVTGEQFTNEYIAAVRTQTLDAFRQRHRRLDLLAIDDVHFLSNKVRTQSEFLHTLDAIDLTGSRIVLASDEHPRHIKRFSNALISRFLSGMVVCVDRPDRETRRRLIVQLANQRGLRINDAAIDMITGNCVGSVRELEGAITKLGALQSIGKQDSGGEQGTIGRLLAEQLFKGDTWQPSTPVRIGTIMQAVCDRLTISQADLIGSSRQRTVTLARGVVAYMGRKMTALSYPEIAQALGRSYHSTIHTAAKRIAHRIEAEDRVDIPGEAEPIDLRELTDQLRHEVRRQTSSLSS; encoded by the coding sequence GTGAAACCTCGGTCCAGTCATGCTGCTGAGCAACCCCAGCAACGGGATACAACTTGCTCTAGCAAAGGTCCATCGGACGGCGCAAGCGGTAGAACAGTATCTGCCGACGAACACGCCCAACCCCTTTCCAAACGGGCCGCTCGTCAGTCTTCCTCCAAGGGGGCTTCCAAAAAGATCGCCAGGACCCTTGAAGATCGACTTGGGACTCAGAAATACGACATGTGGTTTGCTCATGCACGCCTAGACATTGAAGGTAATTGCCTCAATGTGATTACCAATAGCCAGTTCACTGCGAATTGGATTGACAAGAATTTTGCCGCAGATCTTAAACAGGTTGCCCAGGAAACAATTGGTGAGACCGCTGAGATACTCGTCTCCTTCGCACCCCACCTCTTTGAGGATTCCTCCCCTGGCAGCACCTCAAGCCCATCTACATCCGCTGAGGATCGAGCTGAGGCACCACAGCAAACCGAACAAAAGAAGAGTTCCCGTGGCGACCGAGGATGGCACCAGTGGCAAGATCGAGACGACTCGCCCTCCGCGCCACCTCCTGCTCGATGGGGCACCTCACGAGATGGGCACCTTACCGCTGCTGGAAGTCCGCTGCCTCGGCACTCATCACTTCGCCCGCTTGAGCACTTTATTGTTGGCAAAAGCAATCAGCTTGCCTATGCCGCTGCTATTCGACTCTCGTCGGATCCGAATGCTGCTTCGCACAGCCCCCTATTCATACACGGAGAGTGTGGTGTTGGAAAAACACACCTACTCCAAGGTGTTTGCCGCAAGTTTCTTCAGTCATGCGATCGCCCAGATGCGGTCCGATACGTCACCGGCGAGCAATTCACCAATGAATACATCGCTGCAGTGCGAACCCAAACATTAGACGCGTTCCGACAACGACATCGGCGACTTGATTTACTTGCTATTGATGACGTGCACTTTCTCTCTAACAAAGTTCGAACTCAGAGCGAGTTCCTTCACACACTAGATGCGATTGACCTTACAGGTTCAAGAATTGTGCTTGCTTCAGATGAGCATCCCAGACACATCAAGCGATTTAGCAACGCACTGATTAGTCGTTTTCTGTCCGGCATGGTGGTCTGTGTTGATCGGCCAGACAGGGAGACCAGACGCCGCCTCATCGTTCAGCTAGCAAATCAGAGGGGCCTGCGAATTAACGATGCTGCCATCGATATGATCACAGGCAACTGCGTCGGATCTGTCCGAGAGCTTGAAGGCGCCATCACAAAACTTGGCGCCCTGCAGTCGATTGGTAAACAAGATAGCGGTGGAGAACAGGGCACGATCGGCCGCTTACTTGCGGAACAGCTCTTTAAGGGTGACACTTGGCAACCCTCCACCCCTGTTCGAATTGGGACAATCATGCAGGCTGTTTGCGATCGATTGACGATTTCCCAGGCCGATCTGATTGGATCGAGTCGCCAGCGCACTGTCACACTCGCTCGTGGCGTAGTGGCCTATATGGGCCGAAAAATGACTGCTCTTAGTTATCCAGAGATTGCCCAGGCACTCGGACGTTCATATCACTCCACGATCCACACTGCAGCCAAGCGAATTGCGCATCGGATTGAGGCAGAGGATCGTGTTGATATCCCTGGTGAAGCAGAACCAATCGACCTCAGAGAGCTCACTGATCAGCTCCGTCACGAGGTTCGACGGCAAACATCTTCACTATCAAGCTAA
- a CDS encoding 50S ribosomal protein L27 — MAHKKGQGSSKNGRDSNPQFRGVKLYGGEFAKAGAIIVRQCGTHFKAGYLVRKGRDDTLFALEAGNVSFRGRFIDIDPADPDTPRMTVIQNPVASKQPAA, encoded by the coding sequence ATGGCACATAAAAAGGGTCAAGGTTCATCAAAGAACGGACGAGACTCCAACCCTCAGTTCAGGGGGGTCAAGCTGTATGGTGGCGAATTTGCGAAAGCCGGAGCAATCATCGTGCGCCAGTGTGGCACGCATTTCAAAGCGGGTTATTTAGTCCGAAAGGGTCGAGATGACACATTGTTTGCGCTAGAAGCAGGAAATGTGTCGTTCCGAGGTCGTTTCATTGATATTGATCCCGCTGATCCAGACACACCGCGGATGACTGTGATCCAAAATCCTGTTGCGAGTAAGCAGCCTGCAGCATAA
- a CDS encoding DinB family protein has product MADLEKPAMGQAAILGQVVRCSEQFMLRLMVGFDEQSALEQRPGLPNHPIWTLGHCAFTMTRVAASLDGTDLPADDFTESDSDQGERVRFEIPSICRGSLPTSDSHMYPCLMRSQSIFAFACQRLAHTVSHLKDDELEAELQWHDGSISVVNLIARVCFHNGAHSGQLLDLRRVLDMPRVIG; this is encoded by the coding sequence ATGGCAGATTTGGAGAAGCCAGCAATGGGTCAAGCAGCCATTTTGGGACAGGTGGTTCGATGCAGTGAGCAATTCATGCTTCGGCTCATGGTCGGATTTGATGAACAATCAGCACTGGAACAAAGGCCTGGGCTTCCAAATCATCCGATTTGGACGTTGGGCCACTGCGCCTTCACCATGACTCGGGTGGCAGCTAGCTTAGATGGAACGGATTTGCCAGCTGATGACTTCACTGAATCTGATAGCGATCAAGGAGAAAGAGTTCGTTTTGAAATACCGTCAATTTGTCGAGGGTCGCTGCCAACAAGTGATTCCCACATGTATCCTTGCCTGATGCGGAGTCAATCAATCTTTGCCTTCGCTTGCCAGCGTCTGGCACATACAGTGAGTCATCTTAAAGATGATGAGCTAGAGGCTGAATTGCAATGGCATGATGGCTCAATCTCAGTCGTTAATCTTATTGCTAGAGTTTGTTTTCATAATGGAGCTCACAGCGGGCAACTTCTTGATCTCAGGCGAGTTCTTGATATGCCGCGGGTTATTGGATGA
- a CDS encoding ZIP family metal transporter, with translation MISPIWLLVIYCVLIILASLLGGFLPIYMKMTHTRLALASSFVGGAMLGVALLHLMPDAIDARLELVADEGGAVHDALVPVMLWVIAGFLLMFFLERFFCYHHHGDVELISDNKNKDDRCSEPGHSHDVGWFGAMIGLTVHSMIAGLALAASVSAGLLPDGKVQGLAGFGTFLVIVLHKPFDSFTLGTIMAVEKAQRARQHLVNLFFSFAVPVGAFFFWLGLLGDEESRLMASTVGLSISAGAFLCIALSDLLPELQFHSHDRYKLSMALFLGLGLAWGITRLEVLGESIDGKSHEHGHKHAQVDFEPNLVQSAKSHWGAS, from the coding sequence GTGATTTCACCAATCTGGTTACTTGTTATTTACTGTGTCCTCATCATTCTTGCCTCCCTACTGGGAGGGTTTCTTCCTATCTATATGAAGATGACTCACACACGTCTGGCATTGGCTTCAAGTTTTGTTGGCGGGGCAATGTTGGGTGTGGCCCTTCTTCATCTGATGCCAGATGCGATAGACGCTCGTCTAGAATTGGTCGCGGATGAGGGTGGAGCAGTGCATGATGCTCTAGTTCCGGTGATGCTCTGGGTCATTGCAGGTTTTTTACTGATGTTCTTCCTGGAACGTTTCTTTTGTTATCACCACCATGGTGATGTTGAGCTCATATCAGATAATAAAAATAAAGATGATCGCTGCTCTGAACCTGGACATAGTCACGATGTGGGTTGGTTTGGTGCCATGATTGGACTGACGGTGCACAGTATGATTGCAGGCCTCGCTCTTGCGGCTAGTGTTTCTGCAGGACTTTTGCCTGATGGGAAAGTTCAGGGGCTTGCTGGCTTTGGTACCTTTCTCGTGATTGTGCTGCACAAACCTTTTGATAGTTTCACACTGGGAACCATAATGGCAGTGGAGAAAGCTCAGCGAGCACGACAACATCTTGTCAATTTATTCTTTAGTTTCGCGGTACCGGTTGGCGCGTTTTTCTTCTGGCTCGGCCTACTTGGTGATGAAGAAAGTCGGCTTATGGCCAGTACGGTGGGTCTGAGTATTTCTGCTGGGGCATTCTTATGTATTGCACTCAGTGATTTGCTCCCAGAGCTACAATTTCACTCTCACGATCGATACAAACTCTCAATGGCTCTTTTTCTTGGTCTTGGGTTGGCGTGGGGAATTACTCGATTAGAAGTTCTGGGAGAATCAATAGATGGCAAAAGCCATGAGCACGGCCATAAGCATGCTCAGGTGGACTTTGAGCCTAATCTTGTCCAGTCTGCAAAAAGCCATTGGGGCGCGTCTTGA
- the mutS gene encoding DNA mismatch repair protein MutS, whose translation MVKHPPGPSSAKKAPRKQPKKKARDPQATPAMQQWSRFKKQHPDCVLLFRMGDFYELFNEDAVHVSKLLGLTLTQRSEGVPMAGVPAHALEAYLRRLVEHGQRVAICDQIQDPRDAKGVVDRAVTRLVTPGTLVDETLLDEAACNHVAAFILDPEPAVAIAELSTGRFQVAAQPELALLDVLVAMGPSELLYEDTLEEPPEIARRCAELTGCALTSRPAWSFAQSDARERLESHFGVNTLEGFGLSKGDIELSPAGGLLRYLQETQACDDQNSPSRLSHLQPPQRINDGTGLHIDAISIRSLEIERTLRSGQVDGSLLAALQSCTTPMGKRLFRQWLCFPLGDVETIESRQDIVQVFFDDRALANSLSKQIAPIQDVARIVGRIATRRATPRDLVALGQSISRLDGLIGPLDAAPALAPFQERLEKLSDQLRPLSRDIVEACVDSPPPHLRDGGLFRTGIDAALDEARTLQTDASGWLANYQASLIEETSIPSLKVGYNKVFGYYIEVTHLHTSNVPDHFSRKQTLKNAERYITPELKEFEEKILHAKTLSVEREQTLFEDFCHRAQDAAASISDFAVLVSEIDVLLCFAENAVAYKHVRPKISKEPVLSIEGGRHPVLDRMLRDGFVPNDTELGGAADLNSPPLGLITGPNMAGKSTYIRQVALLVLLAHTGSFIPAEKATIGLTDRIFTRIGASDELHAGASTFMVEMTETANILHHATDRSLVILDEIGRGTSTLDGLSLAWAITESLASIGCRTLFATHYHELTTLADTHANIKNLHVTVREWGDQIVFLHRVEPGRTDRSYGIHVARIAGVPKETLQRASELLDSLAVEHSSALPDRPNNDNEQLSLFASSTEHPAMQELRDLQLDTMTPMAAFDLLRKINSDINNTPPPSV comes from the coding sequence ATGGTGAAGCATCCTCCAGGTCCATCATCCGCCAAGAAGGCACCCCGCAAGCAGCCCAAGAAGAAGGCTCGCGATCCCCAAGCGACCCCTGCGATGCAACAGTGGTCGCGTTTTAAGAAGCAGCATCCCGATTGTGTACTTCTCTTCCGAATGGGTGATTTCTATGAGCTCTTCAATGAGGATGCAGTCCATGTCAGCAAGCTTCTGGGATTGACCCTAACGCAGCGCAGTGAAGGTGTACCCATGGCTGGGGTCCCCGCCCATGCGCTTGAGGCATACTTGCGTCGACTGGTCGAACATGGCCAACGTGTGGCAATCTGTGATCAAATCCAGGACCCGCGCGATGCAAAGGGTGTTGTTGATCGAGCTGTAACACGACTGGTCACACCTGGAACGCTTGTTGATGAAACACTCTTAGATGAAGCTGCCTGCAATCATGTGGCCGCATTCATTCTAGATCCTGAACCAGCAGTCGCTATCGCAGAGTTATCAACGGGACGTTTCCAGGTTGCTGCTCAACCCGAATTAGCACTTCTGGACGTCTTGGTAGCGATGGGACCATCTGAGCTGCTTTATGAAGACACGCTCGAAGAGCCACCAGAAATTGCTCGCCGCTGCGCCGAGCTTACCGGTTGCGCGTTAACCAGCCGACCAGCCTGGTCTTTTGCACAATCCGATGCGCGCGAACGTCTCGAATCTCATTTTGGCGTCAACACACTCGAGGGGTTTGGGCTCAGCAAGGGTGATATTGAGTTATCCCCTGCCGGCGGCTTGCTTCGCTATCTCCAAGAAACACAAGCTTGTGATGATCAAAACTCGCCTTCTCGACTTTCCCACCTGCAACCTCCCCAGCGAATCAATGATGGCACCGGACTTCATATTGATGCCATCTCCATTCGAAGCCTCGAAATCGAGCGAACACTTCGTAGCGGGCAAGTTGATGGGTCACTACTAGCAGCACTTCAAAGCTGTACCACACCGATGGGCAAGCGTCTCTTCCGTCAATGGCTCTGTTTCCCGCTTGGAGATGTCGAAACGATCGAATCCAGGCAAGATATCGTGCAGGTCTTCTTCGATGATCGCGCCCTAGCCAACTCCCTCTCCAAGCAAATTGCTCCGATTCAGGATGTCGCAAGGATTGTGGGTCGCATTGCTACACGGCGGGCAACGCCTCGCGATCTCGTTGCACTTGGCCAGTCGATCAGTCGACTTGACGGGCTTATTGGACCGCTTGATGCTGCTCCAGCCCTTGCTCCATTCCAAGAGAGGCTTGAGAAACTTTCAGATCAACTCCGGCCACTCTCAAGAGATATTGTTGAAGCTTGTGTCGATTCACCGCCCCCCCATCTCAGAGATGGAGGCCTCTTCCGTACAGGCATTGATGCAGCGCTCGACGAAGCACGCACTTTGCAAACTGATGCATCAGGTTGGCTCGCAAACTACCAAGCGTCTTTGATCGAAGAAACTTCTATTCCATCACTCAAAGTTGGATACAACAAAGTATTCGGTTATTACATTGAAGTCACACATCTTCATACTTCAAATGTTCCCGATCATTTTTCACGCAAGCAGACACTCAAAAATGCTGAACGCTACATTACCCCCGAACTCAAAGAGTTTGAGGAAAAGATTCTTCATGCAAAGACACTGAGCGTGGAAAGAGAACAAACGCTTTTTGAAGATTTCTGCCATCGCGCACAAGATGCTGCCGCGAGCATCTCAGATTTTGCAGTGCTTGTTTCCGAAATCGATGTGCTCTTATGCTTTGCGGAAAACGCTGTCGCATACAAACATGTTCGACCAAAGATTTCTAAAGAACCAGTACTTTCAATTGAAGGTGGCCGACACCCAGTACTTGACCGCATGTTGAGAGATGGCTTTGTGCCCAATGATACTGAGCTCGGTGGCGCAGCCGACCTCAACTCTCCACCACTTGGGCTCATCACCGGCCCCAACATGGCTGGCAAGAGCACCTATATTCGTCAGGTGGCACTCTTGGTACTACTCGCTCATACCGGCAGCTTCATTCCTGCTGAAAAGGCGACAATCGGACTCACCGACCGCATCTTCACCCGCATCGGTGCTTCAGATGAACTACATGCGGGCGCCTCAACATTCATGGTTGAAATGACTGAGACCGCAAACATCCTCCATCATGCAACTGATCGAAGTCTGGTCATTCTTGATGAGATTGGCCGTGGCACCAGCACCCTTGACGGCCTGAGCCTTGCATGGGCAATCACCGAATCACTGGCCAGCATCGGGTGCCGAACACTTTTTGCCACCCACTATCACGAGCTCACCACACTCGCCGATACCCATGCCAATATTAAGAATTTGCATGTGACGGTGCGAGAATGGGGTGATCAGATCGTGTTTCTTCACCGCGTCGAGCCAGGCCGCACTGATCGAAGCTATGGCATCCACGTCGCACGAATTGCTGGTGTCCCTAAAGAGACGCTCCAACGTGCCAGTGAACTACTCGATTCTCTTGCCGTAGAACACTCTTCAGCACTCCCTGACAGACCAAATAATGACAATGAACAACTCTCTTTGTTTGCCTCATCGACCGAACATCCTGCAATGCAGGAACTACGCGATCTCCAACTCGATACCATGACACCCATGGCTGCATTTGACCTCCTTCGTAAAATAAACTCTGACATCAACAACACGCCCCCCCCTTCTGTTTGA
- a CDS encoding GNAT family N-acetyltransferase, translating to MENQVAVPSSSPIQPAQPGSREPGLWISKNHPERLQEAIICLLGRHQASAVEAQNFLTYARENHLDLDNLIACPAAGAGQNDPLAFAALCAINRGRTAMLLTSPPISKAETTPIAALASFAMSQLDRKKVHLVQSLIAPEEHLAQQTLLEAGLKELAVLHYMERPAQTALPDCPPLPEDLQLHAYSKDDDSDVLSALDASYEGTLDCPGLHGLRQTADILAGHKATGNAELNLWWVLRQDKKPLGAIMLASHMNANSLELTYLGVAKAARNRGAGAAMLKHALQTAEQIHPRKCHLAVDVNNVPAIALYGRFGFRSILKRQALIYALHD from the coding sequence ATGGAGAATCAAGTAGCAGTGCCATCATCCTCTCCAATCCAACCTGCCCAGCCGGGGAGTCGTGAACCAGGCCTCTGGATCTCTAAAAATCATCCAGAGCGGCTTCAAGAGGCCATCATCTGCCTCTTAGGCCGCCATCAAGCCTCGGCCGTCGAGGCTCAGAACTTCCTGACCTATGCTCGAGAGAATCACCTCGACCTGGACAACCTTATCGCCTGTCCCGCCGCTGGAGCCGGTCAGAACGATCCGCTGGCCTTTGCAGCACTCTGCGCCATTAACCGCGGGCGGACGGCCATGCTGCTGACATCCCCACCCATTTCCAAGGCAGAAACCACACCAATTGCCGCCCTCGCTTCGTTCGCCATGAGCCAGCTCGACCGAAAAAAGGTCCATCTGGTACAGAGCCTCATTGCTCCAGAAGAGCATCTCGCTCAGCAAACACTTTTAGAAGCTGGACTTAAGGAACTCGCGGTACTGCATTACATGGAAAGGCCAGCTCAAACCGCGCTGCCTGATTGTCCGCCACTACCCGAAGACCTCCAGCTACATGCCTACTCAAAAGATGATGATTCTGACGTTCTATCAGCTCTGGATGCAAGTTATGAAGGCACATTAGATTGCCCTGGCCTACATGGACTACGCCAGACCGCCGATATCCTGGCCGGACACAAGGCAACAGGTAATGCGGAACTCAACCTCTGGTGGGTCCTTAGACAGGATAAAAAGCCCCTTGGCGCAATCATGTTGGCATCCCACATGAACGCTAACTCGTTGGAACTAACATATCTGGGTGTTGCTAAGGCAGCGCGCAACCGTGGCGCTGGTGCCGCAATGTTGAAACATGCGTTACAAACTGCTGAACAGATCCATCCAAGAAAATGCCACTTAGCAGTTGATGTCAATAATGTGCCCGCAATTGCTCTCTACGGGCGTTTTGGTTTTAGATCGATTCTAAAACGCCAAGCACTGATCTATGCGCTGCACGATTAG
- a CDS encoding DegT/DnrJ/EryC1/StrS aminotransferase family protein — MDNVIPLSHPDITQADIHAVTSVLKSGRLSMGPHLESFEQAVSTRIGRSHGIGVSSGTAGLHLALLALGVGPGDEVITPAFSFVASANCILHVGATPVFVDCDPRTLNMTANQVEKHITPKTKAIIGVEVFGNPAGMERLAALSTKHEIPLIEDACEGLGGHSGDTPIGRFGRVAVFGFYPNKQITTGEGGMLVTDDDRLAATCRSLRNHGRAEPNTIDLPVDLGAPMLPTQMGYNFRLSEMHAALGHSQIHRLDQLIETRQRVAESYTRRLMGNPHFILPTIEPETFMSWFVYVIRLTDHFNKDDRDFIMGGLHRHDVGVAAYFPTIPHLAHFRELCGHNLGDFPVAESVSQRTLALPFFPGITEDEIDLACQTLEVMLSRISFTRD; from the coding sequence TTGGACAATGTAATCCCGCTTTCTCATCCTGATATTACTCAAGCTGATATTCACGCCGTCACATCTGTGCTAAAGAGTGGGCGCCTCAGTATGGGACCCCATCTGGAGTCTTTCGAGCAAGCAGTTTCCACGCGAATTGGCAGATCACACGGTATTGGCGTCTCTTCTGGAACCGCTGGATTGCACTTGGCACTGCTTGCTTTAGGCGTGGGACCAGGTGATGAGGTGATCACACCCGCATTTAGCTTTGTTGCAAGTGCCAATTGCATTCTTCATGTTGGCGCCACGCCTGTCTTTGTTGATTGCGATCCAAGAACCCTGAATATGACCGCTAATCAGGTCGAGAAACATATCACACCAAAGACCAAGGCCATCATTGGCGTTGAAGTTTTTGGCAATCCTGCCGGAATGGAACGGCTCGCTGCACTTTCCACAAAACATGAGATTCCACTCATTGAAGATGCTTGTGAGGGCCTCGGTGGCCACTCTGGTGATACACCAATCGGACGCTTTGGACGCGTCGCTGTCTTTGGGTTTTACCCAAATAAGCAGATAACCACCGGCGAAGGTGGAATGCTCGTGACCGATGATGATCGCCTCGCCGCTACATGTCGCTCACTCAGAAATCATGGCCGCGCCGAACCGAACACAATAGATCTACCGGTAGATTTAGGTGCCCCCATGCTTCCAACCCAGATGGGCTACAACTTCCGTCTCAGTGAGATGCATGCCGCACTCGGGCATTCACAGATTCACCGGCTCGACCAGCTTATTGAAACTAGACAGCGGGTTGCCGAGTCCTATACACGTCGTTTAATGGGCAATCCACACTTCATTTTGCCCACAATTGAACCTGAAACATTTATGAGCTGGTTCGTTTATGTCATTCGACTCACTGATCACTTCAACAAAGATGATCGTGATTTCATTATGGGTGGCCTACATCGCCACGATGTTGGTGTGGCGGCTTACTTCCCTACTATTCCGCATCTGGCGCACTTCCGTGAATTGTGCGGCCATAATCTCGGCGACTTTCCAGTCGCTGAGTCTGTAAGCCAGCGGACATTAGCGTTGCCATTCTTCCCTGGAATCACAGAGGATGAAATAGATCTGGCATGCCAGACTCTTGAGGTGATGCTCAGTCGTATTAGCTTCACACGTGACTAA
- a CDS encoding thioredoxin family protein codes for MNKTQLNSIFNQALDFSAYLATDPEKAKRWQEFYDQIQLNTDQERLIHGFTRTMRVLCISGIWCGDCVQQGPLLERIAQANKCVDLRWIDRDQHADFTKHFMINAGQRVPVVIFMAEDFEPVSIMGDRTLSRYRAMAQRHGVAVCPLPSQILPEDEIHETLQQWLDEFERVHLLLRLSGRLRAIHGD; via the coding sequence ATGAATAAAACCCAACTCAACAGTATTTTCAATCAAGCACTTGATTTCTCCGCCTATCTCGCCACAGATCCAGAAAAGGCCAAGCGATGGCAGGAGTTCTACGACCAAATACAACTCAACACTGACCAAGAACGCCTGATTCATGGATTCACCCGCACCATGCGAGTACTTTGCATTAGTGGCATTTGGTGTGGCGATTGTGTGCAACAAGGACCGCTCCTTGAGCGAATCGCTCAAGCGAACAAATGCGTGGACCTCCGTTGGATTGATCGTGATCAGCACGCTGATTTCACGAAACATTTCATGATCAATGCAGGGCAGCGTGTCCCCGTTGTGATCTTCATGGCTGAAGATTTCGAGCCAGTGTCGATCATGGGCGATCGAACCCTAAGCCGCTATCGTGCAATGGCACAACGACATGGCGTCGCAGTCTGCCCACTACCAAGCCAAATATTACCTGAAGATGAAATTCACGAGACGTTACAACAGTGGCTCGACGAGTTTGAACGCGTACATCTTCTACTTCGGCTCAGTGGTCGCCTACGAGCCATTCACGGAGATTAG
- a CDS encoding flagellar FlbD family protein, translating to MITVTRLNGKPIIVNADQIRSIEENPDSTIALMNGDRIIVQENMTEIVSRVVEYGRSLRKLVVPS from the coding sequence GTGATCACTGTCACCCGGCTCAATGGAAAGCCGATTATTGTCAATGCTGACCAGATCCGTAGCATCGAAGAAAACCCAGATAGTACCATTGCTCTGATGAATGGCGATCGAATCATTGTTCAAGAGAACATGACTGAGATTGTGAGCCGGGTTGTTGAGTATGGACGATCGCTCAGAAAATTGGTCGTTCCATCGTAG
- a CDS encoding thioredoxin family protein: MNASILKAHYDQGVDFAGLIDMAEPDRRPQWRDRYDLLELDPDQTKRAQQWERTIHILCMTGPWCGDCALQGASLQRITEANPTHLRIRFIPRLENFAELITANPINAGFRVPITWFMAEDFEPISRIGDRTLSRYRSIARKTLGPDSNVLAPPPENPVRAVLDEVLDECERVSLLLSLSPRLRQKHGD; this comes from the coding sequence ATGAACGCTTCCATTCTGAAAGCCCATTACGACCAAGGTGTTGATTTTGCCGGCCTCATCGACATGGCTGAACCTGACCGACGGCCACAGTGGCGTGATCGGTATGACCTCCTTGAACTTGATCCCGATCAAACAAAACGCGCTCAACAATGGGAACGCACTATTCACATTTTGTGCATGACTGGGCCATGGTGTGGCGATTGCGCCCTACAGGGCGCTTCTTTACAACGCATCACCGAAGCAAACCCAACGCATCTTCGAATTCGTTTTATCCCACGTCTTGAGAATTTTGCTGAACTCATTACTGCAAATCCCATCAACGCAGGTTTTCGAGTACCCATCACGTGGTTTATGGCTGAAGACTTCGAGCCCATTTCACGAATAGGCGATCGCACCTTAAGCCGATACCGATCCATCGCCCGAAAAACGCTGGGACCTGATTCAAATGTACTGGCGCCCCCACCAGAAAATCCTGTTCGAGCAGTACTAGATGAAGTACTCGATGAGTGTGAACGTGTATCACTTCTTCTCTCGCTCAGCCCCCGACTACGCCAAAAGCACGGCGACTGA